From the genome of Fibrobacter sp. UWB5:
CCCTGCCTGGAACCCAATTCCTGATTGTTGACCCCGATACGAACATTCCGCTCCCGACAGGCGAGGCGGGCATGATTTTGATCGGTGGCTGCCAGGTGATGCAGGGTTACTTGAAGGACCAGGAACGTACCGACAGCGTCATCGTGAAGATTAACGGTATCCGTTACTACCGCACTGGCGACAAGGGCTACCTCGACGAAGACGGATTCTTAACGATTGTGGACCGCTACAGCCGATTTGCAAAGCTCGGTGGCGAAATGGTAAGCCTCGGTGCCGTCGAAAAGAAGATTCAGGATACACCGGTCTTGGAAGGCTGCGATTACCTCGTGACAACGATTCCGGACTCGGCAAAGGGCGAAAAGATTGTGCTCCTTTACCAGGGCGAAAAAGACCCGAAGGACGTGCTTTCGGAACTGCGCGCAAGCAACTTCCCGCCGATTATGTTGCCTTCGCTTGCATTCCAGGTCGAAAAAGTGCCTAAGCTCGGTACGGGCAAGGCCGACTTTACTACCGCGAAAAAGCTCGCCAAGGAACTTGCTGGTGTAAAATAATGCGAACAAATGTGAAATGTGGAATGAGTAATGGATAATTTTGTAATTTAACATCACACATCTCACATCACACATCATAAATCGCTTATGAATTTTGAACAGAAAAACACTGGTTTAACCCCGATTCGTACAGCACGAGTGATTTCATCACTGATTGCCCTGGTGGGTATGGTTTTCCTGTTCTTGGAACGAATGCTTTCTGCGGTGCTGGAAATGGCGTCCGAAGGCGTTCAGCTCGGCCTTACTCGCTATGACAGCTTTACTGGCCGAATGGCGCTCCAGAATTTTGCCGAAGACCGCCAACTGTTCAAAATGCTTCAAGATGTTCAGGAATTGCTTCCTTCGGCGGAATCTGCCCTGGCCGTTTTCTTGTTTATTGCAATCGTGTTGCTCGCCATCGCATTGGTGGGACTCGCTTTGCCTAGGCTGTTGGTGCATGTTCTTGTGGCCATCAAGCTCCTTAAATGGGAATCTGATGGTACCGAAGAAGAAGGCGAAGAGACGTCTTTCCGTGAAATTTTGACCAAAATCGGTGAAATCCCGCTCAAAAAGCTTGCGATTCCTGCCGCCGTGATTGTCGTTTTGGTGGGCGGTTTCGCAGGGATTCGTAGTTGCCAGGAATCTGCAAAGCTTGCTTCTGTCGATTCCGCTGTCGAAGACTTGGAACAGCATACCCTAGACTATATCAAGGCACAAAAGGCCTATTTTGGCAGGACCAAGACTGTTGGAGGGCCAAAGGCCTTGCAATTGCCGGACACCTCGTCTTCGGACTACTTTGAATACAAAGTGACTGGTGCGCGCTATACCGCCATTTCGAGAGTGCCTATCGAGAATTGCCCTGCAGGCACCAAATGGAGCGTGTATTCCGAAGCAAAGGGCGTTTTTACCAAGGAATTGGCACTTTACAGGCAACCTCCCAAGGTTCCGGCCTGCATAAGCATTACGCCGAACTACAAGAATATTGGCCGCCCCGAAAAGAACAAGAAAGTCGAAGATCCGAAGGCAAAAGACCAGAAAACCAAGGATTCGACTGCCAAAGACCAAAAGGCAAAAGAACCCGAAAAGAAGTAATTCTGGCGTTGAACCTTGTTCACCGACATAATGTTTAATTTCATATACAAAGGCTCGTTTTAGTTAAACGAGCTTATATTTATTTATATCGCCCATGTGGGTGTGTTGTTTGGGAAAAATGTATGAAAATCAATCATGGTATAAATTTTGCCATGGCGGTATTTTGCGCAGGTGCCGTAAGCGCGAACGCCGCCATTGAATGGGTAAACCAGTGCACCAGTAACGGCTTTACGCTGATTGCCGAATCGGATCATTTTGAGGTCTGCAAGAAGCCTACGACTGACGATGGCCAAGCGAACAACGTCTCGATTCCGAATGCGGATGCGCAGGGCGTGCTCACGTCGCTCGAAAAAGTTTATTCTTTCTATATCGATTCGCTCGGCTGGATGCTTCCGTTCCCGAAAAGCCCCGATAAAAAACTCAAGAGCAACATTTATGTGTTCGACAATTCCGTGATGGCGGCGCTCTACGGCGGGCAGGACTACGTGAAAGGCTTGAACAATGAATTCGGCCCCGGAATGTGGATTGGCGTGGGCTCGCTGAAGGATTACTGGGGCACGTCGCATGAGTTCGCACATGGCCTGCAAGGGGTTGCGGGCTGGATGGGTAACAATAGCCATTCGGGCTGGTTTGCCGAAAGCCATGCGAACTGGATGGCGCACCAGTACAATCCGAATGACGCCCATTGCTCGGAATACCTGATTAATTATCCGTACCTGTATTACGGTTCTACGCGTGACCGCTACTGCAACTGGCAGTTCCTGGAACACCTCAAGGAAGAATTCGGCGGCGGTCACAAGGGTGCCCACGAGGTGAACCGTATTTGGATGGAATCGATCCGCGATGGCGAAGACGGCCGCATGGAGCAGACGCCGTTTAGTGCGATGATGATGGTTTACGGTTGGACGCTCGATAGCTTGAACCAGCAGTTCGGCAAGTTCGCGATGAAGAACGCGACGCTCGAGTATGCACCCGCAAAGAAGGCTTTGTATAAAAAATCCTATGGCGACTATGAATTCAAGACGCGTCGTGACGCCAGTTGGGGCGACAATTACCGCAGGCACACGCGCGTGACCATGTTGAACAAGATGGAATGCGTGGCGGGCGAGGAGTGCGCGGACCGCTACATTTCGCCGAGTTATTGGGCGCCACAGCGCTGGGGCTACAACCTAGTGCGAATCTATCCGGATTCTGCAGGAAAGGTAACGGTCAAATTCCGCGGAATCGCGCAGGACAAGCCGGCCGTGAATGGCTACACTTGCTTTGGCGATAATACGGACTACTACAAGGGCAAAACGTACAAATGGTGCAATTACGCGCCCGACAAGCTGCCGGACCCGGCCTCGGGCTGGACGGTCGGGCTAGTCGCGGAGGGCGCGGACGGAACGCCCCGTTACAGCGAGATGAAGCACGGGACCGGATTCAATCTCGACATCGAGACGAAGGCAAACGACAAGGCATTGTGGCTTGCCGTGACGGCGACTCCGACCGAGATGCAGACGATTTTGTGGGACCAGTTCTACTACAGCGTTTACCGCTACCCGTACATGATCGAGGTGGTAAACGGTGCTCCCGAAGGCTACAATAAGGACTTCTGGAAACCCGCAAATTCAAGCGGATATACGAAACACAGCAACGGCGGCGGCCTCGTGAGTAGCAAGGCGAAAGTAGACGCCTCCGTGTACGTGGGTCCCGATGCGGTCGTGAACGGTGGCACCGTTTCTGGAAACGCCCGCATCGAAGACTTCGCGGTCGTAGACGGTGGAACCATTAGCGGGAATGCCGTAGTCCGCGGGCGCGCACTCGTGACTGCAGGTACCATTGGCGACGATGCCGTGCTCGAAGAAGACGCGTGGCTTGTAAGCGGGAGCATTAGCGGCAAGGCAAAGGTCGGCGCGCTTTCGATTATCGTGAATACGACCGTGACCGACAATGCTCAAGTCTATGGCGTGATGTGGGCATTAAACGGCAAAAAGTTGAGCGGAACTGCTCAACTCCGCGGCGACCTCGAAAACAACTTCGACAAGGAACTCACGAAGGGGATCTTCTACGGCAT
Proteins encoded in this window:
- a CDS encoding DUF6055 domain-containing protein, whose product is MAVFCAGAVSANAAIEWVNQCTSNGFTLIAESDHFEVCKKPTTDDGQANNVSIPNADAQGVLTSLEKVYSFYIDSLGWMLPFPKSPDKKLKSNIYVFDNSVMAALYGGQDYVKGLNNEFGPGMWIGVGSLKDYWGTSHEFAHGLQGVAGWMGNNSHSGWFAESHANWMAHQYNPNDAHCSEYLINYPYLYYGSTRDRYCNWQFLEHLKEEFGGGHKGAHEVNRIWMESIRDGEDGRMEQTPFSAMMMVYGWTLDSLNQQFGKFAMKNATLEYAPAKKALYKKSYGDYEFKTRRDASWGDNYRRHTRVTMLNKMECVAGEECADRYISPSYWAPQRWGYNLVRIYPDSAGKVTVKFRGIAQDKPAVNGYTCFGDNTDYYKGKTYKWCNYAPDKLPDPASGWTVGLVAEGADGTPRYSEMKHGTGFNLDIETKANDKALWLAVTATPTEMQTILWDQFYYSVYRYPYMIEVVNGAPEGYNKDFWKPANSSGYTKHSNGGGLVSSKAKVDASVYVGPDAVVNGGTVSGNARIEDFAVVDGGTISGNAVVRGRALVTAGTIGDDAVLEEDAWLVSGSISGKAKVGALSIIVNTTVTDNAQVYGVMWALNGKKLSGTAQLRGDLENNFDKELTKGIFYGMVDNGMLNNANYGANLTTPPTDATASLDKAVWYAVADDSTETGPSKLINTQSLRLNLADNAFDVFNLNGKHLGVVKNGTQGQISLQESLRKAGLNAGTYLIRGKESNKMLRVNLR